The proteins below are encoded in one region of Andreesenia angusta:
- a CDS encoding ribonuclease H-like domain-containing protein, with the protein MKLIKYDLDKSLYVPDYLSSANNICFLDIETDGLSHMYNRVILVGLFLIDLNSDTQSIVQVFSEKPEDEPAVLEKLNNLLSGVDTVFTYNGASFDFPFLKKRFEKHRMSHSLDCLNHIDLMKKIRKHKQKLSLPDCKLKTVEKVVGVQRSDTISGKESVLLYREYLKSKSPALEKTILKHNYEDIYYLPEILKIEELLEPQNSISISVAGRHIMLSLDPEKIKFSKSKFKLSISSPSLDIPKYMVFEDNYSLSWNTLSGSLELEFFTESAVDNDSREVKFIDFTDTAFEELLSSPIIPVCIGAEVQYSSIFRLVEYVVKKHI; encoded by the coding sequence AGTGCCAACAATATCTGCTTTCTAGATATAGAGACAGACGGACTCAGCCATATGTACAACAGAGTGATATTGGTCGGACTGTTCTTGATCGACCTAAATTCGGATACCCAGTCCATAGTTCAAGTTTTTTCAGAGAAGCCTGAGGATGAACCCGCTGTCTTGGAAAAGCTGAATAATCTGCTTTCAGGTGTAGACACTGTCTTTACCTACAACGGTGCTTCATTTGACTTTCCTTTTTTAAAGAAGAGATTTGAAAAGCACAGGATGTCGCACAGCTTAGACTGCTTAAACCACATAGACTTGATGAAGAAAATAAGGAAGCACAAACAGAAGCTATCCCTTCCTGACTGCAAGCTGAAGACAGTGGAGAAAGTCGTAGGGGTTCAACGCTCCGATACAATCAGCGGGAAAGAGAGTGTCCTTCTCTACAGAGAATACCTGAAGAGCAAAAGCCCAGCTTTGGAGAAGACCATACTAAAGCACAACTATGAGGACATCTACTACCTTCCAGAGATACTGAAGATAGAGGAGCTCTTGGAACCTCAGAATTCCATCTCTATCTCTGTAGCTGGTAGGCATATCATGCTCTCCTTAGACCCCGAGAAGATAAAGTTCTCTAAATCCAAGTTCAAACTTTCCATATCATCGCCATCTTTAGATATCCCTAAGTACATGGTGTTTGAAGACAACTACAGCTTAAGCTGGAATACACTTAGTGGAAGTCTGGAGCTTGAGTTCTTTACAGAATCTGCTGTCGACAACGACAGTCGCGAAGTGAAGTTCATAGACTTTACCGACACTGCATTTGAAGAGCTCTTGAGCAGCCCCATTATTCCTGTATGCATAGGTGCCGAAGTCCAGTACTCGAGTATATTTAGACTGGTTGAATATGTAGTCAAAAAGCATATTTAA